In one Brevibacillus composti genomic region, the following are encoded:
- a CDS encoding CpaF family protein has translation MRVEEAIRQKKAGVQAEGAGEARSLDENRLPELKAAVRERIIEQNKKDQRLLSQPERLRQVIWKVLEEEGDSRFGHLILTLEEKRGMVEEIVQQLVGYGIIDPLVKNEQITEIMINGIERIFIEEKGKMRLALSEKGVPLQFESEAELLHLIEKIVAPINRKVDESDPIVDARLADGSRVNVVIRPISLGGPIVTIRKFPENPYNMQQLVELGALSPEIAEWLEKLVQARYNIVVSGGTGSGKTTFLNALSMFIPQTERVITVEDAAELKVTHIENLVRLETRPPNVEGKGAITIRDLVRTALRMRPDRIVVGEVRGGEAVDMLQAMNTGHDGSLTTGHANSARDMLSRLETMVLMSGLELPLPAIRRQIASAVEIIVHLGRLRDGSRKVLQICEIRDYRDGEIECIDLFRWKMEGTDEDGRLRGRLVPTGEAVLQMEKWLSHGFSEEMFAAWAREAGEQPC, from the coding sequence GTGCGAGTCGAAGAGGCCATTAGACAGAAGAAGGCGGGCGTGCAGGCAGAGGGTGCGGGAGAAGCCCGCTCGCTCGATGAGAATCGCCTGCCTGAGCTGAAAGCCGCCGTCCGTGAACGGATCATCGAGCAGAACAAAAAGGACCAGCGCTTGTTGAGTCAACCGGAGCGATTGCGCCAGGTGATCTGGAAGGTGCTGGAGGAGGAGGGCGACTCCCGCTTCGGCCACCTGATCCTCACCCTGGAGGAGAAGCGGGGAATGGTGGAGGAGATCGTTCAGCAGCTCGTCGGCTACGGCATCATCGATCCCCTGGTAAAAAACGAACAGATTACAGAGATCATGATCAATGGCATCGAGCGGATTTTTATCGAGGAAAAGGGGAAGATGCGCCTCGCCCTGTCGGAGAAAGGGGTCCCGCTCCAGTTCGAATCGGAGGCGGAGCTGCTCCATCTGATCGAGAAAATCGTCGCCCCGATCAACCGCAAAGTGGATGAAAGCGATCCGATTGTGGACGCCAGACTGGCGGACGGCTCCCGTGTAAACGTGGTGATCCGGCCCATCTCGCTCGGCGGGCCGATCGTCACGATCCGGAAGTTTCCCGAGAATCCTTACAATATGCAGCAGCTGGTGGAGCTGGGCGCGCTCTCGCCGGAAATCGCGGAGTGGCTGGAGAAGCTGGTTCAGGCCCGCTACAATATCGTCGTGTCCGGGGGAACCGGATCGGGGAAAACCACGTTTCTCAATGCGCTCAGCATGTTTATCCCGCAGACGGAGCGGGTGATTACGGTAGAGGACGCCGCCGAGCTGAAGGTGACTCATATCGAAAACCTGGTTCGACTGGAGACGCGGCCGCCAAACGTAGAGGGCAAAGGGGCGATCACGATTCGCGATCTGGTGCGGACGGCGCTGCGGATGCGCCCGGACCGGATCGTGGTCGGGGAGGTGCGCGGCGGAGAGGCTGTCGACATGCTGCAAGCGATGAATACGGGTCACGACGGCTCGCTGACGACCGGACACGCCAACTCGGCGCGCGACATGCTCTCCCGCCTGGAGACGATGGTCCTGATGTCGGGATTGGAGCTGCCGCTCCCCGCGATTCGCAGACAGATCGCCTCGGCCGTGGAAATCATCGTTCACCTCGGCCGATTGCGTGACGGTTCCCGCAAAGTGCTGCAAATCTGCGAGATCCGCGATTACCGGGATGGCGAAATCGAATGCATCGACCTGTTCCGCTGGAAGATGGAGGGGACCGATGAAGACGGCCGTCTGCGGGGCCGCCTGGTCCCGACGGGGGAGGCGGTCCTCCAGATGGAAAAATGGCTGTCCCACGGCTTTTCGGAAGAGATGTTTGCCGCGTGGGCACGGGAAGCGGGGGAGCAGCCATGCTGA
- a CDS encoding YkgJ family cysteine cluster protein, which translates to MDTLPCQGCNGLCCGPVPITEKELKTIHKKIKAFPRKVRTELETQPRLFGTCIFYDINRDRCGIHAFRPEVCRAFGYHQDLVCFRKPELATKEPLTWKEEPIGYLSIDFTWAAF; encoded by the coding sequence ATGGACACGTTACCTTGTCAAGGGTGTAATGGGTTATGCTGCGGTCCGGTTCCCATAACAGAGAAAGAATTGAAAACCATTCACAAAAAGATCAAGGCGTTTCCCCGAAAGGTTCGGACGGAACTGGAGACGCAGCCCCGATTATTTGGAACCTGCATTTTCTACGACATCAACCGGGATCGCTGCGGGATTCACGCCTTCCGGCCGGAAGTGTGCCGCGCCTTTGGCTATCATCAAGACCTCGTCTGTTTCCGCAAGCCGGAACTGGCCACCAAAGAGCCGCTCACCTGGAAAGAAGAGCCGATCGGGTACCTGAGCATCGATTTTACCTGGGCTGCTTTTTAA
- a CDS encoding type II secretion system F family protein, translating into MPMLIASLSFVLVVLVLMPTRWIHVQKVKKGFVFMSSYVASTTRKAGPVQLITPFAMSLLATLRIRIRPKQRKDIQVKLIHAGLSENWTVENFVSVQVACALLAALYFLFLGWASGQPDYYLLALAVGPLGYLLPQQWLKSRIKRRQESIRRELPHLLNAVAIMCEAGLHLFPALREVSTRQKGVLAQELLIVASDVSYGVGQIEALEKMADRCQVEEVSRFVSALSQTIERGAGGITAVLRQQASEVWEDRKKKAQKLGAEASLKLFLPLLLLAFPAMTIFILGPVFIELFRFVLN; encoded by the coding sequence ATGCCGATGCTGATTGCCTCCCTCTCCTTTGTTTTGGTGGTCCTGGTCTTGATGCCCACCAGGTGGATACACGTGCAAAAAGTGAAAAAAGGCTTCGTCTTTATGTCGTCCTACGTCGCCTCCACTACGCGAAAAGCCGGTCCGGTCCAGCTGATCACACCGTTTGCCATGAGCCTTTTGGCCACGCTGCGGATTCGCATCCGGCCCAAACAGCGCAAGGACATCCAGGTCAAATTGATTCACGCCGGGTTGTCCGAGAACTGGACGGTCGAGAATTTCGTCAGCGTGCAAGTGGCCTGTGCCTTGCTGGCTGCCCTTTACTTTCTGTTTTTGGGGTGGGCCAGCGGTCAGCCTGATTACTACCTGCTTGCGCTGGCGGTGGGGCCTCTCGGCTACCTGCTGCCGCAGCAATGGCTGAAGAGCAGAATCAAACGCCGCCAGGAGTCCATCCGGCGCGAATTGCCCCACCTGCTCAATGCGGTCGCGATTATGTGTGAAGCGGGCCTCCATCTCTTTCCCGCGCTGCGCGAGGTATCCACCCGCCAAAAAGGGGTGCTCGCCCAAGAACTGCTGATCGTCGCGAGTGACGTGAGCTACGGCGTGGGCCAAATCGAGGCGCTGGAGAAAATGGCCGACCGCTGTCAGGTGGAGGAGGTCAGCCGATTTGTCTCCGCCCTGTCGCAAACGATCGAGCGGGGAGCAGGGGGAATCACCGCGGTGCTGCGCCAGCAGGCTTCCGAGGTGTGGGAGGATCGCAAGAAAAAAGCGCAGAAGCTGGGTGCAGAAGCTTCGCTTAAGCTGTTTCTCCCCTTGCTGCTGCTTGCTTTTCCGGCCATGACGATTTTTATTCTCGGGCCGGTCTTTATCGAACTGTTCCGGTTTGTCCTGAACTGA
- a CDS encoding AAA family ATPase, whose translation MDFDYAPASAAPYIRVAVADQDPAYMRELHRYFEKQHASIRVVAQVHSLVELYAYCGAHDVDVVLINLELMPSPQDEIIQIKNRRVAKIMILTDQMEKLRKLQLDHHHGSVEIMYKYIPFDLLPPRIYSFTPGHTQPVRSKAAVSEILGNEEARRVLFFSPKGGVGKTTLAINTACQLALKEKKVLLIDFATFGQVSAYLYLPRTRGLTDAIGMIEQGIGHKEDLVQTLKESIHEVEVEGKKLHVLSAASHYKMSNMTLDMTDRILEALETLHYDVIVMDTSTDLSPKNISLLSAATDLFYVTTTDVVANWSLLSTFDIVEKLNRPLQSRYLVLNRYHSSIGFPTAELEEILSMPIAETIPDMYQQIQGFTNRGISLVERPHLKINRYYRRIANYICPVFTKKELGKGFSLRGVFTRASRRGH comes from the coding sequence ATGGACTTTGACTATGCGCCTGCCAGTGCAGCCCCGTACATTCGGGTGGCCGTGGCAGACCAGGACCCCGCGTACATGCGTGAGCTCCACCGTTATTTTGAGAAGCAGCACGCCTCTATCCGGGTAGTCGCCCAGGTGCATTCGCTCGTGGAGCTGTACGCCTATTGCGGCGCCCATGACGTGGATGTGGTGCTGATCAATCTGGAGCTGATGCCCAGCCCGCAGGATGAGATCATTCAGATCAAAAACCGTCGGGTCGCCAAGATCATGATCCTGACCGACCAGATGGAAAAGCTGCGAAAGCTGCAATTGGACCACCACCATGGCTCTGTGGAGATCATGTACAAATACATACCTTTCGATTTGCTGCCGCCGCGCATCTATTCCTTTACGCCGGGGCATACGCAGCCGGTGAGGAGCAAGGCGGCCGTGAGCGAGATCCTGGGCAATGAGGAAGCGAGGCGGGTCCTGTTCTTTTCGCCGAAGGGCGGCGTAGGGAAAACGACCCTGGCCATCAACACGGCTTGCCAGCTGGCACTGAAGGAGAAAAAGGTGCTGCTCATCGACTTCGCTACCTTTGGCCAGGTGTCCGCCTACCTGTACCTGCCGCGGACGCGGGGGCTGACGGATGCCATCGGGATGATCGAGCAGGGCATCGGCCACAAGGAAGACCTCGTGCAGACGCTCAAAGAGTCCATCCACGAGGTGGAGGTGGAGGGGAAGAAGCTGCATGTGCTGAGCGCAGCGTCCCATTACAAGATGAGCAACATGACCCTGGACATGACCGACCGCATCCTGGAGGCACTGGAGACCCTTCATTATGACGTGATCGTGATGGATACCTCCACAGATCTGTCGCCCAAAAATATTTCGCTGCTGAGTGCGGCGACGGACCTCTTTTACGTCACGACGACCGATGTCGTGGCCAACTGGTCGCTCTTGTCCACCTTTGACATCGTGGAAAAGCTGAATCGGCCGCTGCAATCCCGTTACCTGGTGCTGAACCGGTACCACTCCTCGATCGGCTTTCCGACTGCGGAGCTGGAGGAAATCCTCTCCATGCCGATTGCGGAGACGATCCCGGATATGTACCAGCAAATCCAGGGATTCACCAACCGAGGCATCTCCCTGGTAGAGCGGCCTCACCTCAAGATCAACCGGTACTACCGGCGAATCGCCAACTACATCTGTCCGGTTTTTACAAAAAAGGAGCTGGGCAAAGGCTTCAGCTTGCGGGGGGTGTTCACGCGTGCGAGTCGAAGAGGCCATTAG
- the cpaB gene encoding Flp pilus assembly protein CpaB produces the protein MIAKVGWRIFFILLSAGAIAYSVYEYLDSLRQTTVVMVAAKEIPQHTLITEEMVKPVEVAVDSARLLVHKPSTSKEEVVGGITLQKIEAGKPFELDPQVLVFPEQRHLYLRKDGSVDVTYFIPKEKRLITVALPPASVVDNRLKKGDWVDVIYSAKSEAAGGTVAHMILQQIEVFDIEPVTGKGADRGNTLQHVTLLVSPQEAVKLSLAKNTGNLDLILNPWNGDRERVTPVTNSLLLN, from the coding sequence ATGATTGCGAAAGTGGGTTGGCGAATCTTCTTTATTTTGCTCAGCGCGGGGGCGATTGCCTACTCGGTGTACGAATATTTGGATTCCTTGCGCCAAACGACCGTGGTGATGGTGGCGGCAAAGGAAATCCCGCAGCATACGCTGATTACCGAAGAGATGGTAAAGCCGGTGGAGGTAGCAGTTGATTCCGCCCGTCTCCTCGTCCATAAGCCGTCTACGTCCAAAGAGGAAGTCGTGGGCGGAATTACGCTGCAGAAAATCGAAGCGGGCAAACCGTTCGAGCTGGATCCGCAGGTGCTGGTTTTTCCGGAGCAGCGGCATCTGTATCTGAGAAAAGACGGCAGCGTGGATGTCACCTATTTTATCCCCAAGGAAAAACGCTTGATTACCGTGGCTCTCCCGCCCGCCTCCGTGGTAGACAACCGCTTGAAAAAGGGAGATTGGGTGGATGTGATCTATTCTGCGAAATCGGAAGCGGCGGGAGGCACTGTGGCGCACATGATTCTCCAGCAGATCGAAGTGTTTGACATCGAGCCGGTCACCGGCAAAGGCGCCGATCGGGGCAATACCTTGCAGCATGTGACCCTGCTGGTCTCCCCGCAGGAAGCTGTCAAACTCTCGCTCGCAAAAAACACAGGGAACCTCGACCTGATTCTCAATCCATGGAATGGAGATCGGGAGCGTGTGACCCCGGTAACGAATTCGTTGCTGCTCAATTAA
- a CDS encoding amino acid ABC transporter permease yields MAEIFRAGIQSIPKGQMEAAKAIGMDDWLAMRRIILPQAWKNMLPAIGNSAIALTKNSSLAAVITVAELMHQGHLLAAATFKNLVIFTIVGAIYWLLHYPLALLVDYLEKRGGGNHARAH; encoded by the coding sequence ATGGCGGAGATTTTCCGGGCGGGCATCCAGTCGATTCCCAAAGGACAGATGGAAGCGGCCAAAGCGATCGGCATGGACGACTGGCTGGCGATGCGGCGCATCATTCTGCCGCAGGCCTGGAAGAACATGCTGCCAGCCATCGGCAACTCGGCGATCGCTTTGACCAAAAACTCTTCGCTCGCGGCGGTCATCACCGTGGCGGAGCTGATGCATCAGGGCCATCTGCTGGCCGCCGCCACCTTCAAAAACCTCGTGATCTTCACAATCGTCGGGGCGATCTACTGGCTGCTCCACTACCCGCTGGCGCTGCTCGTCGATTATCTGGAGAAGAGGGGAGGCGGCAACCATGCTCGAGCTCATTGA
- a CDS encoding aldehyde dehydrogenase family protein yields the protein MAIQTFRTEEEAIELANGTRYGLAGAVFTSDVAKAHRVIRKLRAGITWINTYHPAFNEAPWGGYKQSGIGRELGTYGYEEYLEIKQINVNVNVQPSGWFQWR from the coding sequence TTGGCTATTCAAACCTTTCGCACCGAAGAAGAAGCCATCGAGCTGGCCAACGGCACCCGATACGGCCTGGCCGGCGCCGTATTCACCTCGGATGTAGCCAAGGCGCACCGCGTCATCCGCAAGCTGCGGGCAGGGATTACCTGGATCAACACCTATCATCCCGCGTTTAACGAAGCGCCGTGGGGAGGCTACAAGCAAAGCGGGATCGGACGTGAATTGGGCACCTATGGATATGAGGAGTATCTGGAAATCAAGCAAATCAACGTAAATGTGAACGTACAGCCGAGCGGGTGGTTTCAGTGGCGCTGA
- a CDS encoding type II secretion system F family protein: MLMTYIAVMLSLYVLLRSFIELLYVLIYGEFPQKKGLIRQIERLNHVEASAKKRSGVLSRWLQLGSSSDSKTLDYLLITVSGVLLYLFGLLLFQNQFFAILSGLMGIFVPRTLKKNRQEKLRQIMILQFREAILSIASSLKAGASLQVALLRCQQDLAKQLGHKKERPMLDELEKLNRDIQFGVSLEEALQKFRDAINQEDVTQFVDAALITKSRGGNLAEVIQNTTMMITDKITVQQEIMVATAQKRMEAKMLTFMPLGIVLVIMVLNPGYMEPMYDSWVGSSLMFLAALMLIANYFLGRAITKINI, from the coding sequence ATGCTGATGACCTACATCGCCGTCATGCTCTCCCTGTATGTGCTGCTCCGCTCGTTTATCGAGCTGCTCTATGTGCTCATCTACGGGGAGTTTCCCCAGAAAAAAGGACTGATTCGCCAGATTGAGCGCTTGAACCACGTGGAGGCATCGGCGAAGAAGCGGTCCGGCGTGCTGTCCCGCTGGCTGCAGCTCGGCTCCTCATCGGATTCGAAAACGCTGGACTACCTGTTGATCACGGTATCGGGCGTACTCTTGTACCTCTTTGGCCTCCTGCTTTTTCAGAACCAGTTCTTTGCCATATTGTCAGGGTTGATGGGCATTTTCGTCCCCCGGACCCTGAAGAAAAACCGGCAGGAAAAACTGCGCCAAATCATGATCTTGCAATTTCGCGAGGCAATTTTGTCCATCGCCAGTTCATTGAAGGCAGGGGCGTCCCTCCAGGTGGCGCTGCTGCGCTGCCAGCAGGACCTGGCGAAGCAGCTTGGCCATAAAAAAGAACGCCCCATGCTGGACGAATTGGAAAAGCTCAACCGGGACATACAATTCGGCGTCTCGCTGGAGGAGGCGCTGCAAAAATTCCGCGATGCGATCAATCAGGAGGATGTCACGCAGTTTGTCGATGCAGCCCTGATCACCAAGTCGCGGGGCGGCAATCTGGCGGAAGTCATCCAAAACACGACGATGATGATTACGGATAAAATTACCGTCCAACAAGAAATTATGGTGGCGACGGCCCAAAAGCGGATGGAGGCCAAAATGCTTACCTTTATGCCGCTGGGCATCGTCTTGGTGATCATGGTCCTCAATCCGGGCTACATGGAACCGATGTACGACTCCTGGGTGGGCTCCAGCCTCATGTTTCTGGCCGCCCTCATGCTGATCGCCAACTACTTTCTCGGCCGCGCCATCACAAAGATCAATATATAG